A genomic stretch from Aedes albopictus strain Foshan chromosome 2, AalbF5, whole genome shotgun sequence includes:
- the LOC115270415 gene encoding uncharacterized protein LOC115270415 gives MDSPWFQGPNFLRDTEASWPQQRQITPTTEELRTVHSNFAHFDPIFDFARFNSWAKLHRSVAYILRFPDNLRRKKSGRTLELGVLTSAELRRAEELLWKTAQTEVYPNEVAILMKSQGPPELRHNVVEKSSRIYTKWPYLDERGILRSRGRIGAAPYVPLEAKYPAILPKEHVVTFLVVDWYHRRFRHANRETIVNEIRQRFDIPTLRRLVDQVAKNCAWCRIAKAAPKPPAMAPLPEMRLTAFVQPFVFTGLDYFGPVLVKLGRSNVKRWVALFTCLTTRAIHLEVVHSLSTESCIMAVQRFVSRRGLPREFWSDNATCFQGTSNELQTISEATKQAMAEKFTTPQTTWKFIPPATPHMGGLWERLVRSVKVAIGAIIDGPRRPDDETLETILLEAESMINARPLTYVPLESADEEALTPNHFLLGNSSGSKFLPAEQMDIRSTLRSSWKLARFITHEFWNRWLKEYLPVITRRCKWFQEVKDLEVGDLVLVVDGKIRNQWIRGRIEDIYPGRDGRVRQAMVRTSTGVIRRAATKLAVLDVLEKRKPTPGVPEIPEPQQGLRAGVCADTTPGSGNTNRHSTTTINDSVNQHDMSLTRHVATLDDNLKVRCHHSNQKVLANKRNLLI, from the coding sequence ATGGATAGTCCTTGGTTCCAGGGGCCAAACTTTCTTCGCGATACCGAGGCTAGCTGGCCGCAACAGCGGCAGATAACGCCAACGACTGAAGAACTGCGGACTGTCCATTCCAACTTCGCACATTTCGATCCAATCTTTGACTTTGCTCGCTTCAATTCATGGGCAAAACTGCATCGCTCAGTGGCGTACATACTACGGTTCCCTGACAACCTCAGGCGGAAGAAGAGTGGTCGTACTCTAGAGCTCGGCGTACTTACTAGTGCCGAACTGCGGCGCGCCGAAGAACTCCTCTGGAAAACCGCTCAAACCGAAGTGTACCCTAATGAAGTTGCGATTCTTATGAAATCTCAAGGTCCTCCCGAACTCCGTCACAACGTAGTAGAGAAATCCAGCAGAATCTACACCAAGTGGCCATATCTTGATGAGAGAGGAATCTTGCGCAGTCGTGGCCGAATCGGAGCCGCACCGTACGTACCGTTAGAAGCAAAATATCCAGCAATTCTCCCAAAAGAGCATGTTGTCACCTTTCTGGTTGTCGACTGGTACCATCGTCGGTTTCGTCACGCCAATCGAGAGACGATTGTGAACGAGATTCGCCAGCGCTTTGACATCCCGACATTGAGACGACTGGTCGACCAAGTTGCCAAGAACTGCGCATGGTGTCGAATTGCAAAGGCGGCTCCAAAACCACCAGCGATGGCGCCGCTCCCAGAAATGCGGCTGACTGCCTTTGTGCAACCGTTCGTGTTCACCGGGCTGGATTACTTCGGTCCAGTTCTCGTCAAGTTAGGCCGAAGCAATGTGAAACGGTGGGTGGCACTCTTTACCTGCTTGACCACCAGAGCTATCCACTTGGAGGTAGTGCACTCCTTGAGCACGGAGTCGTGCATAATGGCGGTACAACGTTTCGTCTCTCGTCGTGGTCTTCCAAGAGAATTTTGGTCCGACAACGCCACATGCTTTCAAGGAACGAGCAACGAACTACAGACGATTTCCGAAGCTACGAAGCAGGCCATGGCCGAGAAGTTTACCACACCGCAGACAACATGGAAATTCATCCCTCCTGCAACACCCCATATGGGCGGTTTATGGGAGAGACTCGTGCGCTCTGTCAAGGTAGCCATCGGAGCGATAATTGATGGACCGCGTAGACCGGATGACGAAACACTTGAGACGATTCTGCTTGAGGCTGAATCAATGATCAACGCCAGACCGCTCACCTACGTTCCACTAGAATCCGCAGATGAGGAGGCGCTGACGCCCAACCATTTTCTATTGGGCAACTCGTCTGGTTCCAAGTTTCTCCCTGCAGAACAAATGGACATCCGTTCAACACTCCGAAGCAGCTGGAAACTGGCCAGATTCATTACCCATGAATTCTGGAATCGGTGGCTAAAGGAATACCTTCCTGTTATTACGCGGAGATGCAAGTGGTTTCAGGAAGTAAAGGACCTGGAAGTAGGAGATCTTGTTCTAGTCGTCGACGGGAAGATAAGGAACCAGTGGATTCGAGGACGGATCGAAGATATCTACCCTGGCCGGGATGGTAGAGTGCGGCAGGCGATGGTGCGAACGTCGACAGGGGTCATCCGAAGAGCAGCCACGAAGTTAGCTGTTCTGGACGTCTTGGAGAAGCGTAAACCTACCCCCGGTGTTCCAGAAATCCCAGAGCCTCAGCAAGGTTTACGGGCGGGGGTATGTGCCGACACGACCCCTGGCTCTGGCAACACTAACCGGCACAGCACTACGACGATCAATGACAGCGTGAACCAACATGACATGAGTCTCACACGTCATGTTGCGACCCTCGATGATAATCTGAAAGTGCGTTGTCATCATAGCAATCAGAAAGTTTTAGCTAATAAGCGAAATTTGTTAATCTAG